A genomic stretch from Kribbella amoyensis includes:
- a CDS encoding zinc ribbon domain-containing protein, whose translation MTTEQSTGTEQSPGTKQCPYCKEEIRADAVVCKHCGSRLEAQGPEHGGTCPYCREQIHPEARRCKHCHADLTPQPVRSASSSGCGCGGGCGGGCGGQYSRGGGVRSVAREEEFGGGQCYNRCMLLCGGGFLCELQCGWICEGAPATLPARPIFR comes from the coding sequence ATGACGACGGAACAGTCAACGGGGACGGAGCAGTCACCGGGTACCAAGCAGTGCCCGTACTGCAAGGAAGAGATCCGGGCCGACGCGGTGGTCTGCAAGCACTGCGGCTCGCGACTCGAGGCGCAGGGGCCCGAGCACGGCGGGACGTGCCCGTACTGCCGGGAGCAGATCCACCCTGAAGCCCGGCGCTGCAAGCACTGCCACGCGGACCTGACGCCCCAACCGGTTCGCTCGGCGTCCTCCTCCGGCTGCGGATGCGGCGGGGGCTGCGGAGGCGGGTGCGGCGGCCAGTACTCGCGCGGTGGCGGCGTCAGGTCGGTCGCGCGCGAGGAGGAGTTCGGCGGGGGCCAGTGCTACAACCGCTGCATGCTCCTGTGCGGCGGAGGCTTCCTCTGCGAGCTCCAGTGCGGCTGGATCTGCGAGGGCGCCCCGGCGACGCTTCCGGCTCGCCCGATCTTCCGCTGA